The following are encoded together in the Anopheles nili chromosome 3, idAnoNiliSN_F5_01, whole genome shotgun sequence genome:
- the LOC128723394 gene encoding 39S ribosomal protein L46, mitochondrial: MRFLGYRSIGNMTRLFTSRAAYTQVTATAPELDQKWDLYAGVLVERLPIVTKTLTPIEAKFKEMLSQVELEKSLKSNHELRKENEKRQLELLKAGKIDLDSEALKQTAQDLEDAYNEEFGRFNPASRVTEADTKNDVQSLDRKLEQTLILLVEQKLGMKSHYLLPQGLHKTGESLRQTAERILKEHCGDSLEVLFYGNTPVGFYKYKYPSNERSDTVGAKVFFFRSVVKKTSNLKNTKMKFKWLCQEELHNQLQPSYYQSVSQILF, from the exons ATGCGATTTTTGGGATATCGTTCAATTGGCAATATGACACGCTTATTTACCAGCAGAGCGGCATACACACAAGTAACAGCTACAGCTCCAGAACTAGATCAAAAGTGGGACTTGTACGCCGGTGTTCTCGTCGAGCGGCTACCCATCGTTACGAAAACATTGACTCCTATAGAGGCTAAATTTAAG GAAATGTTAAGCCAAGTGGAGTTGGAAAAAAGCCTCAAATCTAACCATGAGTTAcgcaaagaaaacgagaaacggCAGCTAGAGCTCTTAAAAGCGGGTAAAATTGATCTCGACTCAGAAGCATTGAAACAAACCGCACAAGATCTAGAGGATGCGTACAACGAAGAGTTTGGTCGTTTCAACCCGGCTTCACGTGTTACAGAGGCGGACACAAAGAACGACGTGCAATCGTTAGATCGTAAATTGGAGCAAACACTTATTCTATTGGTGGAACAAAAATTAGGTATGAAGAGCCACTACTTACTGCCTCAGGGACTGCACAAAACAGGGGAATCGTTGCGGCAGACAGCTGAACGAATATTAAAGGAACATTGTGGTGACTCCCTCGAGGTTTTATTCTACGGCAATACACCGGTTGGATTTTATAAGTATAAATACCCCTCAAATGAGCGTAGTGATACGGTAGGGGCCAAAGTGTTCTTTTTTCGTAGCGTAGTAAAGAAAACTAGCAATTTGAAAAACACTAAGATGAAGTTCAAGTGGTTATGTCAAGAAGAACTTCATAATCAACTACAGCCATCGTACTACCAAAGTGTTTCTCAAATATTGTTCTAA
- the LOC128723395 gene encoding ragulator complex protein LAMTOR4 homolog — MLDLDRHPLPDQLGFLVLSEDGSVHASGGELENDERSASIINNLLTLTESVDSTMFNARSCRKISIVFTDHSYTICLSNKRVYVVKKRNRMDTGANNTGEPEGHSILA; from the exons ATGTTGGATCTCGATCGTCATCCATTACCGGATCAACTTGGATTTCTAGTCCTTTCAGAAGATGGTTCAGTACATGCCTCCGGTGGCGAACTGGAGAACGATGAGCGTAGTGCTAGTATCATTAACAATCTGCTTACTCTCACCGAGAG TGTCGATTCAACTATGTTCAATGCACGTTCATGCAGAAAAATATCCATCGTATTCACTGATCATAGTTACACCATATGCCTTTCAAACAAACGTGTTTACGTCGTCAAGAAACGAAATCGGATGGACACTGGTGCGAATAACACAGGCGAACCGGAAGGCCATTCAATTCTAGCATAA